The genomic segment GTTTTAATGTGGACTGATTTGGGGATGCTATATATGTTAATCTTGAAACACTGGACCGAGGTCGAGAAAATATTGGGAAAATTAATACGAATCATTGTTTGTTTCGGGATTTCCTCACatagtttgttttctttaacaATTGTGGGTAGGACTCTTCAACAACATATCATGAAATATGTTGAAATTGAGCTCTGTTTTACATctctataaaaataaaaattccaaGCAAAAAGATCCAAAGACACTCCTGGTCTAAATCCGCTTCTCTGATATGCGAAGCGATATCTGTGGCACtcaggctaagttcaaacgtcgtattatccaggagccgtattcaatgcaaatgaaccaagtcgattgtttcatcttactatgcatgcatgacattgaatacggctcatggataatacgacgtttgaagtTGTCTCAACTTTCTCCGTGGTATTTCAATGGCAGTGGAAATAGCCACCGATGCAATGAATTATAGGAAGGGAGAGTTCGCCCAGTTCATGGCAGCTCGTACCCAAGCCAATACGCGGTTGTTGAATCTTGTGAATCAGTACACAAGAAAGTACTTCGTACTggattgtaccaaccaaacgCATCGTGGATTACGGTGTAGCTTGGTGGTTGTAAATCGCAACCCAATCTCGGAGTACTGTGCACATGCCATTTTCCTGGCTTCTGGAAAAGCGCCAGGGTGCAATTGGTGCAACTATGCCCCTCTATATCTGCGTACGTCACCCTTTTGCAGAAGCCTGTCGATGGATAATCGCTCTCCTCTTCTGTGATTTTCCACTCTGTGAGTCGTCCCTCGAGGTAGTCGCGATCAGTTACGTTCTCCCTCGTTAAGAACTTGCATGTCACTCGGTATGACACCGCTGTGGCTCTCAGCCTTTCCATTTTTACTCTGCTTAATCTGTATTTTTTGTGGTTAGGGACAGCTTGATTGACTCGATAATTTTCCAAGAAAGACTTATTTTTAAACTCCAAGTTGTACTTCAAAGCGAAGGATTCAATCAGTACCCATGCTTTCTTGGGTGGCGTGAAATCACAATACACGTCAAGCGTTccgatgttgttgtttttaaatagCGTATATACTCCTCTCGTCGGATTGGTTGAAACATTGGATTGTTTGTAAAAGTCAAGGCAGGTCTTTGGCAAAAATACTTCACATCGTTTGCCTGACGCATGCGCCGGACACTCGCACACGAGCTTGGTTTTTGGATGGTCGCACTTTTCTCTGCAAGTTCCTCCATTAAGGCAGAAGTTGAAG from the Nematostella vectensis chromosome 4, jaNemVect1.1, whole genome shotgun sequence genome contains:
- the LOC5512901 gene encoding uncharacterized protein LOC5512901; the protein is MVLSVYACITMVIQLVKHASSQTCPQGVCYGGTYKATERKQGHYLVGFSYKNLSTVRHAQGCFSACVNECQCRSYQVSSSGCELLEEDRYSKPSNFSSNPDYSYYDLQQKIIPSTSYLANPAVCRNGCCLFNFCLNGGTCREKCDHPKTKLVCECPAHASGKRCEVFLPKTCLDFYKQSNVSTNPTRGVYTLFKNNNIGTLDVYCDFTPPKKAWVLIESFALKYNLEFKNKSFLENYRVNQAVPNHKKYRLSRVKMERLRATAVSYRVTCKFLTRENVTDRDYLEGRLTEWKITEEESDYPSTGFCKRVTYADIEGHSCTNCTLALFQKPGKWHVHSTPRLGCDLQPPSYTVIHDAFGWYNPVRSTFLCTDSQDSTTAYWLGYELP